GACCGCGGTGCGGTCCCCATTCAAGCCCGACTCCCAGAAGACGAGCTCGGCGTCGCAAGCTGCGCACAGATGCACATCGGACCACACGGTGTACTCGATGCGTGCCCGACCTTCACAAGTATTGCAATGGGTTCCGTAGAGCATCTGCTCTAGGTCGGAGAGATCATGCAGTAGTCGACGACCTGCTCCCTCGAACTGGTCGGGATCCACATGGGCTACGTAGTTTCGTGTGATGTGGACTGCTGCCGGTGAGAGGTCAGACAGCACGGCGCGGCGGCCGGTCAACAGACAAGCCACGCCGGTCATCCCGGACCCGCAGAAGGGATCGACCACGATCGCGCCCGGATCGGTGTAGTGCTCCACGGCCTCGGCGATGCCTTCAGGTGGGACCTTCGTGTGGTAGCTGTGCGCTCGGTAGAAGATAGAACCCTTGCCGCCGACGATCTCCTTGCGGTGGGGCGGTCGCACCGGGACGGGCCCGCGACCGGCAGAGAGCGGCTCGAGGTCAGGCGTGAGCTCGTTGAGCCGGAGCTGATCCATGCCTTGTCCCCATCTCCTTCGTAGCTAGGAAGTGGATAACCGTGCCTGGCTCCGGCCATCGAATCACAGCATTGTAATTCATCTCTCGGCCCAAGGTACGACCCCTGGGTGACACGATTGGTCCTCACCGTGACACCACGGCGAAGCCTCTACGCGGCCCACGCTACCTGCCTGCCAATGGGCTGTGGCGGCTACGCCGCTTTCGTGCCCACCGTTCGACCGATGAGCGAAGCCACAACCGGGGCCGACCCTTTCCCAGGTCGATGACCGGCCTAGGCATGTCGGGGTAGCGCTTTTGATAGGCGCTCACTGTGTTCCGATGGGCCAAAGCCAGCAGCTCCGCGACGGCTTGGGCGTCGATGAGATCCTCGGTGTCCACTCTCGGAGCCATCGGTGACAGGTTACACCTGTTGACTTCGTCATAGTCACTCCATAGGGTTACAGGTGTAACCACAAACCAGCCCCGGCGGTGCGCAAACACCCCGGGGCATGGCCGGAACCTGCAAAGGAGGTCCCGACATGACTCAGCCTATCTACGTCTCGACACTCGATGACCTGGAGCGTCGACTCACGCTCTCGATCGCGGAGACCGCAGCGCTTCTCGGTCTTGGTCGCACGTCCGCCTACGAGGCAGCGCGGCGCGGCCAGATCCCGACCCGGCGCCTCGGGCGGCGCGTCATGGTGCCCGTGCCGGCCCTCCTCGAATGGCTTGGCGCTACCGATCGGGAGGTCGCGTGATGCAGGGCCACATTCGCAAGCGGGTCCACACCACGAAGGACGGCCGCCAGACCACGAACTGGTATGTGGTCATCGAGATGCAGCGGGCTGGCGATGGGAAGCGTCGGCAGAAGTGGCACGGTGCCTTCGCCACTCGGCGCGAAGCCGAGGCTGCGAGGGCGAAGATCATTCACGATATGAACCTCGGCATCTACGTCGAGCCGAGTTCGCTCACTCTCTCGGGGTGGGTGCGAGACCACTGGCTGCCGACGATGCGGTCCCGGGTGAAGCCGAGCACGTTCGACTCATATCGCCGGAACCTCGAGCTCCACGTGCTGCCACGGCTGGGAGGTCTCCGGCTAAGCAGGCTTACGCCCGTGATGCTGAACGGCATATACGCCGACTTACTGACCGACGGTCATCTCAAGGCTGATCGCGGGTTGAGCGCCAAGACCGCGCGCTACATCCACACGATCCTCCACAAGGCCCTCGCGGACGCGGTCGACGCAGGCTTGGTGGCCGTGAACGTTGCGGCACGTGCCAAGCCGCCGCGGCCCCGGAGTGCACCCGCGAGTGAAATCAAGGCGTGGAAGCCTGCTGAGCTACGCGCGTTCCTCGAGATGGTCGAAGGCCATCGCCTGGAGGCGGCGTGGCATCTCATCGCCATGACGGGGATGCGGCGCGGCGAGGTCCTTGGGCTCCGCTGGAAGGACGTCGACCTCGGTGCTGCGCGGATCTCGGTGCGTCAGGCTTTGGTGGCGGTCGCCTACAAGGTCATTGTCTCAACGCCGAAGACGCATCAGGCAAGGGTGATCGATCTCGACTCTGGAACCGTCGCTCGGCTCCGGGCTCACTGGACCCGTCAGCAGGCGGAGCTTGAAGAGTGGGGTACGGACTACCAGGACGCAGACCTCGTGTTCTGCAAGGAGAACGGGACGCCGATTCATCCGCACACGTTCTCTCAGGCGTTCGAGCGCCTGGTAGCCAGATCCGATCTACCGCAGATTCGACTCCACGACCTCCGGCATACCCACGCGACGATCGCGTTGAATGCCGGGGTGCCGATCAAGGTCATCAGCGAGCGTCTCGGTCACGAGACACCGGCCTTCACCATGAAACAGTACGCCCATGTGATGCCGGGTATGCAGGCGGAAGCGGCCGAGGCAATCGCGGCCCTGGTGGGCCCCTGAAGCGGCTTCTCGGTCGGTACAGATCTGTCGGTGCGAGTTGATCGACCGCTCTTAGCGGGATCGCGGTTCTCCGAGGGGGTGCAGGTGATCGCGGGGTCCGAGGTTCTCGCTGGCCCATTCGAAGACGTCGTCCTCTTGGCTGAAAAGGATCACCTGATGTCCGGTACTCACCTCATGGAGGACGTCGAGGATTGCCGAGGTGCGCTGAGGGTCGGACTGCACGGTGCTGTCGTCCAGGAGCAGGGGACAGCTCGCGCCGTTGGCGATGAGGATCTCCGCCATGGCGATGCGCAGCAGCAGGTAGATCTGCTCGGCAGTGCCGTGCGACAGCAAATCGGCATTCTGCCAACGACCGTCCGCGTCCTGCACTTGCACCTGGAGCGTTTCGGGGTTCACGATGACGTTCTCATAGCGGCCCGCGGTGACCCGGGCCAGGCGCTCGCTCACCTTGGCGGCGAGGACAGGAGCGATGTTGCGATGCACACGTTCCTGGGCGTCGGTGAGGAACGCTCGGGTGGTATCGAGCACCGCCTTAAGTGATTCGACACGTTCCAGGTCCCCTAGAGCGGCAGCGAGCTGCTCGTCCGCTTCGGCGACGCTCGGCGCCTGCTCGGCGCGGAGTTCCAGTTCACGGCGTGCCTCGGCGGCTTCGATGTCCAGCCGGTCGGCTTGTTCGCGAAAGTTGCGTACAGCGGTCTCGGGATCGTCCCCCAGTTCCATGCCCTCGATGAGGTCTGGGTCGAGATCTCGGCTCAGCTCCTCGAACCGTTTACGAGCAGCACTCTCCAGGGCTTCAAGGTCGTTGAGGCTGCGGCCATCGAGGAGCACCTGGAGGCGAGTCCACTCCCGGTTGGTGACCTCCATCTCGTCACCCTTGCGGTCTCGCTCCCGCTGCCAAGACCCGAGCCCGTCTACCAACTCGGCCTCAGAGAGAGCGGGCGCCGTCGCCTCGTTGGCGAGGCCTACGGCCGTCGCGGCATTACGAAGGGCATCGCGCGCGCGCTTGAGCCGTTCCGTCTCCTCGGCCAGCTGGCCTTCGGCGCGCCGGCGTGCGGCCACGGCCTGCTCGAGGGCTGGCCGTTGACTGGACTCGGTCGCCTGGTGCCTCCGCCTTAGGCATGCCGCTTCGTAGCGCGCGACTGCCGCATCCAGATCCCTAGTGTCGGCCCCCGCCTCGACCTCGCCGCCGCGCTCCGCGAGAGCGCGCCGCAGCGCTTCGGCCGATGCGGCGACTGTTTCGCCGAGGTCTCGTTCTCGGGTCTCCCACTCGGCTCGTCGCCGTGCAGAGTCCTCGGTCCGGCGGATCTGGTCGGCGAGGGGACGGAGGATGGCCGGGTTTGGTTCAAGACCCGCATCCTCGGCGCGCCTGACAGCGTCCCTTCGGCGTTGCTGCGCCGCCACGGCGAGCTGCTCGGCCATCATGAACTTGGCCTCCGCGGCGGCCAGCGCCCGGTCGTCGGCAGACGGGGTTCCAGGCCAGTGCCACATGGCGACGGCTGCGAGGCCGAGGAGGACGCCGACGCCGATGCCGACGCCTCCGGGGACGGTGCTACCGGTGGCGAGCAGCGCCGTGCCGGTGACGATGGAGACGACGGCGGCGACAATAGCGACGATGCCGGAGATGGGCGGTCTCCTTGCACGTGGGACGGTCGGCTGCTTTCGCAACCCCTCCGCCTCCGCGCGTAGCGCGGGATCCACCTCCGGAATCGGTGTCTCCAGCTCTCGGGCGAGATCGATGAGCTCGGCCTCGCTGATTGTCGTCGGCTCGCCCGCCGGGTCGAGGGGTCTCTGTTGGTCGTGGGCTTCGTAGCGGCGCTGCACATCGAGGAGTTCGCGGTGCGCGATTCGCACCGTGTCCGCCGGTTCGAGGTCGCCGGTCGGCGGGTCCGGCAACGACCGCAGTCGCGCCTCGAGGTCGTCGGCGGACGCGCCGCTCAATGGCGCTGGGTCGGGACGCTGTTCCCAGTCGTGGAGCGCGGCGGCCACCTGCCCGGCGAGCCGCTCGTTGTCCCGCAGGTCGGGGGGCGGCGACGGATGACGCTCGGTGAGGGTTCGGGCTTCGCTCAGCCGGTCCGCGAGCTGCTCGGCAGCGTCTCGTACCCGGCGGCCTTCGGCGGCACGCGCTGCGCGCCGGGTCTGGGCGGCCCTGGCCCGCAGTTCGACCAACCGCTCCTCCCGCTCCAGCCAGTCTTGGTGCTGGACGACCACACTCTTATGCGTCGCCTCGGCGCGCTCCACACTCCTCCTCGCCCTCAGCAGGGGCTTGGTGGTGGACCGCTCGGTGCCCACGTGATCCCGCGAATACGTGTCGAGGGCGCTGAGGGCAGCTGCCGCGGTCTCGTCCGTTCCCGCCGTTGCCGCCGCTCGCTGCAGGTGCTCCTGAAGGTTTCCGGCGTCTTCCGTGAGCGCCAGGATGTGCGCCTGGCGGATGGAGGCGACGGCCAGGAAGGCTCGGCGATCGAGTCCCAGCCAACGCGAACCGTCGGGGGCACCTTCGTGGATGATCTCCGAGGTGAGATCGGTTCCGAGGTTGGCGTCCCGGGCGCTGCTGTCGACCCCCCCGGACAGATCGTGAGTCAGTGCGATCGTCCGTCCGTCGGGTAGGTCTATCACGCAGGAGGCTCGCCACTGGTCGCGACCCCACGGCTTGTGCCGCTGGATGAAATCCTGGTCCTCTTTGCGTCGGCCCGCCCCTCGCCGCATGCCACACAGCGCAGCGTAGATAGCGGCGTGCCAGCTGGACTTGCCGGACTCGTTGAGTCCGGTGATCACCGTCATGCCCTCAGCTAGGTCGAGGCACTCGTCGTCGAAGGGCCCAAACGGATGGGCGCGCACCTCGCGGATCCGCATATCAGTCGACCCCTAGGTCGTGGCGCCCCTCCAGGGCGCGCAGTCCCGTGATGAGGATCCGACGCTTCATTTCGGAATCGAGAGACGAGGCGCGCACATCAGCCACGAACTGGCCGCGGACCGTCGACTCCCCAGCGATGGCGTCAAGGTCGTAGGCGACGGTGATCTCGCCCAGCCTCGGGACGGTCGCGTCTAGGTGCTCCCCCACGCCGTCGAGGCAGGCCAAGGTGACGTCGACATCAGGCGCCACCTCGCCGTGGAGGGTGACTCGCACGATGCCGGATCGGGAGGCGAGTTCCGCCTGCGCCCGGTTGCGGATTTCCTGGGTGCTGGAGCAGCCGGTCACGTCCACGGTCACGTCGGCGACCACGGACTGTGCCACGCGGTGGCGGGTGCGGGTTACCGTTCCGTCGTCATGCACGTCGATGATCACCAGTCCTCGCTCGCCCTCTTCTCCGAAGGTGAGCGGATCCGGGTTGCCCGGGTAGGTGTGCCACTCGCCGTCGCGCGGTGTGTGGAAGTGCCCGACGAGCGCGTGATGCAGCCCGGCTTGGGGGATCTGCTCGGCGTCGAACGGGGCATGCGGTTGCTTTCCGTCCTCCTCAAAGGGGAGCCCGGACCGTAGCGAGCCGTGGAAAAGCGCCATATGGATTCCATTGGCGTCCCGGTCAACGGTGAATCCGTCGAGGAAGTTCGGGGTACCCGCGGGCTGTCGATGGGCGGCTCCCCAGATGGTGAGTCCAGCCGTGAGCTCATACGCTTGCAGTCGCGCCTCCGTATAGATGTGAACGTTCGGTGTCCACTCGGTCCGCGCATAGACGCTCTTCGGACCGAACCAGTCGTGGTTTCCGGGGGCCACGAGCACGGGCACGTGAGAGAGGCGGGCGAAGGCACTTTGGAGGACCGCTGCTGTATCGGGGGCAACTCGGTCGTGCTCGTACAGATCCCCGGCGCAGCACAGAGCATCGACGCCTTCCTCTTGGGCCACATCGATTATCGAGTCGAGCGTGTCCCGCAGCGCCTGACGGCGCCGCCGTGCTACGTCCGAAGGCGCCCACTGAAAGGGCACGTCAAGGTGTAGATCCGCGAATAGGGCGAGTCTCACGCCAGGAACCTTTCGTCTCCTACGAAAAAGTACCAGGTTGAACTCTGCGAAGAGGGGTCTCCGGCATTCAAGCCGCTGGGGCCGTTGGGAAGCCGTGACTTGCAGTGGCGAACGATGGACTCAGGCGTGTTCTTGGACGACTTCACTCGGTGAGGTGAGCAGCTAGCCCTCCTCACCGTCCGAGCAGCCGGTTGAGTGGTCCCTTCTTCGCGTTGGCCTCGCCTCCTCACTGGGGCACTGTTGGCGGCGTGTCTTCGCTGTTCTCGCCGGTGGAGGCTCCCTGCCAGGGGTTGGTCTCCGGCTGGGATGAGGGTGCATGGACAGTTGGGTCCGTCAGGGCTTCGTCGATCTGCCGGATAAACCGATCCCAACCACTCTCACCCCCCCCGAAGAGGTCTCCGAATCGCCTCCACCTTGGGGTTCCGAACTCTGCGATCGTGGGCTTCGCTCCCTTCGCTTCTCGGCATTGGATGAGGCGGATGGCGCCGCGAGCCGCGTCCGCGGCCCTATAGACGGATGCTCTCGCTTCCTGCTCAGCCCCGGTCGGGACCTCAACGGTGAAGCGCCCGAGAGGCCGGCCTCCCAACGCTCTGAACACTTTCTGGGCGAGGGCGGCGACGTTTTCAGGCATGAGCCTGTCGTACTTGGGAACGACAGCGCGCTTCTCCCCGATGGCTGCGTAAACGCTTCCGAGGTCTCCTCCGAACCAACTGTTTGCTGTTCGGTTTGCGATCCTCGAGAACTGCCGAAGGGTGGGTGGCTTTCCGATATCGGCGATTCGGCGGTGATAGGCGCCATGTACTTCCTCAAGATCGCGACGCCATCTCTGAAGATAGTTCTGGAGGTGCGAGTCCATCCACGAGCGCCGGTGTTGGGTCACGACGTCTCTCAGAAACTCAAAGCCTTCCCGGCGCTGGCCAAAGCGCATCGTGATCGACAACGACGCTGATGATCCCATCTCGCGCTCGATGTCCTCGGGTGGTCCGAGCTTCTTCTCCGCCCGTGCGAGGTCAGTGAATAGGTTTACATCGATCGGGTTTCCCACCTCGTCGAGACGCTTGATGAGCTTCGAGTAGTAGCTCGACAGTCCTGCGACGTCGGTTCGCGAGTAGGGACCCTCGGCGACATACCAGATGGTCCGCTCAACGCCCTCCCAAAACTCCCACGCCGGCCCGACTGCTTTGGCGACCTGATTGAACGGGAGTACCTCCGTGTGTAAGCGCTCCGGCCAACGCTCGAACACCGCCATCCCCCATAGGTCGTTTACTCGTTCGATTGTCTCGCCACGCAGGACCGACTCCATGAGCGCCTCCTGGGGGTGTCCTGGGTCGTACTCGTCCTCGGTTAGATGGAATGCACGAAACTCAGACGTTTCCAAGCTCGGAAGCGGTC
The sequence above is drawn from the Acidimicrobiia bacterium genome and encodes:
- a CDS encoding metallophosphoesterase; translation: MRLALFADLHLDVPFQWAPSDVARRRRQALRDTLDSIIDVAQEEGVDALCCAGDLYEHDRVAPDTAAVLQSAFARLSHVPVLVAPGNHDWFGPKSVYARTEWTPNVHIYTEARLQAYELTAGLTIWGAAHRQPAGTPNFLDGFTVDRDANGIHMALFHGSLRSGLPFEEDGKQPHAPFDAEQIPQAGLHHALVGHFHTPRDGEWHTYPGNPDPLTFGEEGERGLVIIDVHDDGTVTRTRHRVAQSVVADVTVDVTGCSSTQEIRNRAQAELASRSGIVRVTLHGEVAPDVDVTLACLDGVGEHLDATVPRLGEITVAYDLDAIAGESTVRGQFVADVRASSLDSEMKRRILITGLRALEGRHDLGVD
- a CDS encoding AAA family ATPase, translated to MRIREVRAHPFGPFDDECLDLAEGMTVITGLNESGKSSWHAAIYAALCGMRRGAGRRKEDQDFIQRHKPWGRDQWRASCVIDLPDGRTIALTHDLSGGVDSSARDANLGTDLTSEIIHEGAPDGSRWLGLDRRAFLAVASIRQAHILALTEDAGNLQEHLQRAAATAGTDETAAAALSALDTYSRDHVGTERSTTKPLLRARRSVERAEATHKSVVVQHQDWLEREERLVELRARAAQTRRAARAAEGRRVRDAAEQLADRLSEARTLTERHPSPPPDLRDNERLAGQVAAALHDWEQRPDPAPLSGASADDLEARLRSLPDPPTGDLEPADTVRIAHRELLDVQRRYEAHDQQRPLDPAGEPTTISEAELIDLARELETPIPEVDPALRAEAEGLRKQPTVPRARRPPISGIVAIVAAVVSIVTGTALLATGSTVPGGVGIGVGVLLGLAAVAMWHWPGTPSADDRALAAAEAKFMMAEQLAVAAQQRRRDAVRRAEDAGLEPNPAILRPLADQIRRTEDSARRRAEWETRERDLGETVAASAEALRRALAERGGEVEAGADTRDLDAAVARYEAACLRRRHQATESSQRPALEQAVAARRRAEGQLAEETERLKRARDALRNAATAVGLANEATAPALSEAELVDGLGSWQRERDRKGDEMEVTNREWTRLQVLLDGRSLNDLEALESAARKRFEELSRDLDPDLIEGMELGDDPETAVRNFREQADRLDIEAAEARRELELRAEQAPSVAEADEQLAAALGDLERVESLKAVLDTTRAFLTDAQERVHRNIAPVLAAKVSERLARVTAGRYENVIVNPETLQVQVQDADGRWQNADLLSHGTAEQIYLLLRIAMAEILIANGASCPLLLDDSTVQSDPQRTSAILDVLHEVSTGHQVILFSQEDDVFEWASENLGPRDHLHPLGEPRSR
- a CDS encoding helix-turn-helix domain-containing protein, yielding MTQPIYVSTLDDLERRLTLSIAETAALLGLGRTSAYEAARRGQIPTRRLGRRVMVPVPALLEWLGATDREVA
- a CDS encoding site-specific integrase; its protein translation is MQGHIRKRVHTTKDGRQTTNWYVVIEMQRAGDGKRRQKWHGAFATRREAEAARAKIIHDMNLGIYVEPSSLTLSGWVRDHWLPTMRSRVKPSTFDSYRRNLELHVLPRLGGLRLSRLTPVMLNGIYADLLTDGHLKADRGLSAKTARYIHTILHKALADAVDAGLVAVNVAARAKPPRPRSAPASEIKAWKPAELRAFLEMVEGHRLEAAWHLIAMTGMRRGEVLGLRWKDVDLGAARISVRQALVAVAYKVIVSTPKTHQARVIDLDSGTVARLRAHWTRQQAELEEWGTDYQDADLVFCKENGTPIHPHTFSQAFERLVARSDLPQIRLHDLRHTHATIALNAGVPIKVISERLGHETPAFTMKQYAHVMPGMQAEAAEAIAALVGP